The Arachis duranensis cultivar V14167 chromosome 2, aradu.V14167.gnm2.J7QH, whole genome shotgun sequence genome has a window encoding:
- the LOC107474819 gene encoding putative disease resistance protein At3g14460, translated as MAAALVGGALLSAALQVLFDRLASKKMLDFIKEKNLSRNSVENLEIKLLSVSKVLSDAEKKQIHDPEVKKWVNTLKDAAFDADDILDEIATEAEKASNSGTVPKKLFPISFNSYYRDLENRLEEILKRLGFIVAEKDNLGLVEGNVDIVSQIVPTTSLVDEVFGREMDKKVIMELLLEEDDSSGSKIGVIPIVGIGGVGKTTLAQLVYNDNKVEEHFGLKAWIDVSQQFDVSHVTKMILAVTGLYNYDLDDLNLLQVKLKEKLLKKRFLIVLDGVWNAKPDDWELFCRPLQIGDQGSKIIVTTRHETVALKVGTVETYFLKELGDEDCLRVFAKHALLSRSAIQDQNIHVIYGEIAKKCRGLPLAAKALGGLLRSIPSVDDWYKILKREIWQFSDEELGIIPALKLSYYYLPSHLKRCFAYCSIFPKGYVYDKEQIILLWMAENFIETPNQGLTMEEVGDQYFNELVSRSFFQKSSFHKSQFMMHDLINDLARDVFGEICSKLEDKFSPPVMEKTRHISFLRDKYDLDLVEDLKMAKRLRTFLSLNLLWPFLASTSQEVPVDHLTVLTCLRVLSLNDCYEIKRLSKSIGNLIHLRYLDVSRTSITKLPESVCTLYNLQTLKAAKCASLRKLPKNLRRLVNLRYLDIRGTPLQQMPKKINKLVNLKMLSTFVVGKNKGSTIQELKEISKLHGSLSINKLQNVAGSADASNAKLVDKEFLEELKLNWDGTTGLKDSQEEINLLNNLRPHENLKKLSLHYYRGTRFPNWLGNHSFHSLTSMSLNCCRYCNSLPPLGQLPSLKVLEILQFDELVTIGNEFYGSSALKPFPSLEILKFICLPAWTKWHSLRDKSFPCLYELHIENCPSLSDDLPRQLQSLVKLVIRDCQKLAASIPKAPALQEMEISNCDKVVLKEIPSNLESFKVKGCELMQSTFKALEYTRSLLQSLEMSSCSRDIMFPQLKLPSSLRKLIVQDCEKLVIPTEQPNKTIEWISISESCDSLVSFPMSMFPNLSYLFLKGCKALTSLLLSQNCLQFPILYSLSIVNCPAFVCCGNFSAPNLTHLLISGCKSLISLPENMDFLMPSLQTLTIYKCPKIEYFPGGSLPSGLAELQIGYCDKLVANRSDWNLQRAESLEILA; from the coding sequence ATGGCAGCAGCACTAGTGGGTGGAGCTTTACTATCTGCTGCACTTCAAGTGTTGTTTGATAGATTAGCttcaaagaaaatgcttgactTCATCAAAGAAAAGAATCTCAGCCGAAATTCGGTGGAAAATTTGGAAATCAAGTTGTTATCTGTGAGTAAAGTTTTGAGTGATGCAGAGAAGAAACAGATTCATGATCCAGAAGTTAAGAAATGGGTCAATACGCTGAAAGATGCAGCTTTTGATGCTGATGATATCTTGGATGAGATTGCAACTGAAgctgaaaaagcttcaaattcaGGTACGGTTCCAAAAAAATTGTTCCCAATTTCATTTAATTCTTATTATAGAGATCTTGAGAATAGGCTGGAAGAGATACTAAAGAGGCTGGGGTTTATTGTTGCTGAAAAGGATAATCTTGGTTTGGTAGAGGGGAATGTGGACATAGTGTCACAAATTGTTCCAACAACATCATTGGTAGATGAAGTTTTTGGGAGGGAAATGGATAAGAAGGTAATAATGGAATTattgttagaagaagatgaTTCAAGTGGTAGTAAGATTGGTGTTATTCCAATTGTGGGAATTGGGGGTGTTGGAAAGACCACACTTGCTCAGCTTGTGTACAATGATAATAAGGTGGAGGAGCATTTTGGTCTTAAAGCATGGATCGATGTCTCACAGCAATTCGATGTGTCTCATGTGACGAAGATGATATTGGCCGTGACCGGTTTGTATAATTATGACCTTGATGACTTGAATCTGCTCCAGGTGAAACTGAAGGAGAAGCTATTGAAGAAGAGATTTCTAATTGTGTTAGATGGCGTTTGGAATGCTAAACCTGATGATTGGGAGCTTTTCTGCCGGCCGCTTCAGATTGGTGATCAGGGCAGTAAAATCATAGTAACAACCCGACACGAAACTGTTGCGTTGAAGGTGGGAACCGTCGAGACTTACTTTCTGAAAGAGTTGGGGGATGAAGATTGCTTGAGGGTATTTGCAAAACATGCGCTTCTGTCTCGTAGTGCAATTCAGGATCAAAATATTCATGTTATTTATGGTGAAATTGCTAAGAAATGCAGAGGATTACCTTTAGCTGCGAAAGCTCTTGGTGGTCTCTTAAGATCAATTCCTTCTGTTGATGATTGGTACAAGATACTGAAGAGAGAAATATGGCAATTTTCGGATGAAGAACTTGGCATTATTCCAGCTTTGAAATTGAGCTACTATTATCTCCCTTCACATTTGAAAAGGTGCTTTGCTTATTGTTCTATATTTCCTAAGGGATATGTATATGATAAGGAGCAAATTATACTGTTGTGGATGGCAGAGAACTTCATTGAAACCCCAAATCAAGGTTTAACAATGGAAGAAGTCGGTGACCAATACTTCAATGAATTGGTCTCTAGATCGTTCTTTCAGAAGTCGAGCTTTCACAAATCGCAGTTCATGATGCATGATCTCATAAATGATCTAGCAAGAGATGTGTTTGGAGAAATTTGTTCTAAGTTGGAAGATAAGTTCTCTCCACCTGTCATGGAAAAGACCAGGCACATATCCTTTCTAAGGGATAAATATGATCTAGACTTGGTAGAGGATCTAAAAATGGCGAAGCGGCTGCGCACCTTCTTATCACTGAATTTGTTATGGCCATTCTTGGCATCTACATCTCAGGAGGTGCCAGTTGATCATCTTACAGTGCTAACGTGTTTGAGAGTGCTGTCTCTGAATGATTGTTATGAGATTAAAagattatcaaaatcaattggCAATCTGATACATCTTCGCTATTTGGATGTCTCTCGCACTTCAATAACAAAGCTTCCTGAATCTGTCTGCACTTTGTACAACTTGCAGACACTGAAGGCAGCAAAATGTGCTTCCCTTAGGAAATTGCCGAAGAATCTGCGTCGTCTCGTTAATTTGCGATACCTTGATATTCGGGGAACTCCCTTGCAGCAGATGCCAAAGAAGATCAATAAATTGGTGAATCTTAAAATGTTGAGCACATTTGTTGTAGGCAAAAATAAAGGATCAACAATTCAAGAGTTGAAAGAGATATCAAAACTTCATGGATCGCTCTCTATTAACAAGTTACAAAATGTTGCTGGTTCTGCAGATGCATCGAATGCTAAATTGGTGGATAAGGAATTTCTTGAAGAGCTGAAACTGAATTGGGATGGTACAACTGGTCTCAAAGATTCACAGGAAGAAATCAATCTGCTAAATAATCTAAGGCCCCATGAAAACCTGAAGAAACTCTCTCTCCATTATTATCGCGGAACAAGATTCCCAAATTGGTTGGGAAATCATTCTTTTCATAGCTTGACATCTATGTCTCTAAATTGTTGTAGGTACTGTAATTCTTTGCCACCTCTTGGCCAACTTCCTTCCCTTAAGGTTCTTGAAATCTTGCAGTTTGATGAGCTGGTGACAATTGGCAATGAGTTCTATGGATCCTCTGCATTGAAGCCATTTCCATCTTTGGAGATACTGAAATTCATTTGTCTACCGGCATGGACAAAATGGCATTCTCTTCGAGACAAATCTTTCCCTTGCCTATATGAGCTACACATAGAAAATTGTCCATCATTGAGCGATGATTTGCCTCGCCAGCTACAGAGTTTGGTGAAACTGGTCATCAGAGACTGCCAAAAGCTTGCTGCTTCAATCCCCAAGGCTCCAGCTTTGCAGGAAATGGAGATAAGTAATTGTGACAAGGTAGTTCTAAAGGAAATACCAAGCAATCTAGAATCATTCAAAGTGAAAGGCTGTGAGCTCATGCAATCTACATTTAAAGCGTTAGAGTACACACGATCTCTCCTTCAAAGCTTGGAAATGTCTAGCTGTTCACGCGACATAATGTTTCCGCAATTGAAACTGCCAAGTTCACTAAGGAAACTTATTGTCCAAGACTGTGAGAAACTTGTGATTCCAACTGAGCAACCCAACAAAACAATTGAATGGATATCAATATCAGAAAGTTGTGATTCATTAGTATCCTTCCCAATGTCCATGTTTCCCAATCTCAGTTACCTTTTTCTTAAGGGCTGCAAAGCTCTAACATCCTTGTTGCTGTCTCAAAACTGTCTCCAATTCCCAATTCTTTACTCACTGAGTATAGTAAACTGTCCTGCTTTTGTATGTTGTGGGAATTTTTCAGCTCCCAACCTGACTCACCTTTTGATTTCTGGTTGCAAGAGCTTGATCTCATTGCCAGAGAACATGGACTTTCTCATGCCATCTTTACAAACACTTACAATATACAAATGTCCCAAAATTGAGTACTTTCCTGGAGGCAGTCTACCATCTGGTCTAGCTGAACTCCAAATAGGATACTGCGACAAACTTGTTGCGAACCGGTCTGACTGGAACTTGCAAAGGGCGGAGTCTCTGGAAATTTTAGCATAA
- the LOC107474806 gene encoding uncharacterized protein At4g13200, chloroplastic — protein sequence MNTLLSPSASATTRASFPPFSSNLDVLSRCSKLRGIGFHCERDSVITALRCNSSIWPGGPASGDGDSSSSSRSILDAFFLGKAVAEAVNERVESAVGEFLSTVGRLQAEQQKQVQEFQEEVLERAKKAKEKAAREAQGLVPNYTAETDVADSATSRTSDSSTDSVVAVKSIDESETYTGAAKGEDPPIDSSKMGDQ from the exons ATGAACACTCTACTTTCGCCTTCAGCATCTGCCACAACCCGTGCTTCCTTTCCTCCCTTTTCTTCCAACTTAGATGTTCTTTCTCGCTGTTCCAAGCTCAGAGGCATTGGATTTCACTGCGAAAGGGATTCTGTTATCACTGCACTTCGCTGCAATAGTAGCATCTGGCCCGGTGGCCCTGCCTCTG GCGATGGTgatagcagcagcagcagcaggaGTATTCTGGATGCATTTTTCTTGGGAAAAGCTGTAGCTGAAGCCGTGAACGAGCGAGTTGAATCTGCAGTTGGCGAGTTTCTGAGTACGGTTGGTAGGTTGCAAGCTGAACAACAAAAACAAGTACAGGAGTTTCAG GAAGAAGTGTTGGAAAGAGCAAAAAAGGCCAAGGAGAAAGCAGCACGTGAGGCACAAGGACTCGTTCCCAACTATACTGCTGAGACAGACGTTGCGGATTCAGCTACTTCGAGAACTTCAGACTCCTCGACGGATTCAGTTGTTGCCGTCAAGTCAATTGATGAATCTGAAACGTACACCGGAGCTGCCAAAGGCGAGGATCCCCCGATAGATTCATCGAAGATGGGTGATCAATGA